A genomic segment from Ramlibacter agri encodes:
- a CDS encoding response regulator: MNARARLLVVDDDPSVRSLLRDYLEGHGFAVAEAGNGAQMREELARERPHAVLLDVRLPGEDGLVLARYLREHHDVGVIMVTASGDVVDRVVGLEVGADDYIAKPFDLRELLARIKSLLRRLQARPAPGEPAPEPPATARRCRVGRCELDLESHRMFDLGGAEVNLTAMEYELLAAFVANPNRVLSRDQLLMKTRNREWEPFDRSVDIRIGRLRRKVEPDPDGEPRVIRTVRNAGYMFVPG, encoded by the coding sequence ATGAACGCACGCGCGCGTCTGCTGGTGGTGGACGACGATCCCTCCGTGCGTTCGCTGCTGCGCGACTACCTGGAAGGCCATGGCTTCGCCGTGGCCGAGGCCGGCAACGGCGCGCAGATGCGCGAGGAGCTCGCGCGCGAGCGGCCGCACGCCGTGCTGCTGGACGTGCGGCTGCCCGGCGAGGACGGCCTGGTGCTGGCGCGCTACCTGCGCGAACACCACGACGTCGGCGTCATCATGGTCACCGCCTCCGGCGACGTCGTCGACCGCGTGGTGGGGCTCGAGGTGGGCGCCGACGACTACATCGCCAAGCCCTTCGACCTGCGCGAACTGCTGGCGCGCATCAAGAGCCTGTTGCGCCGGCTGCAGGCGCGGCCGGCCCCCGGCGAGCCCGCGCCGGAGCCGCCGGCCACGGCGCGCCGCTGCCGCGTCGGCCGCTGCGAACTGGACCTGGAGTCGCACCGCATGTTCGACCTGGGCGGCGCGGAGGTGAACCTCACCGCTATGGAATACGAGCTGCTGGCCGCCTTCGTCGCCAATCCCAACCGGGTGCTCTCGCGCGACCAGCTGCTGATGAAGACCCGCAACCGCGAGTGGGAACCCTTCGACCGCTCGGTGGACATCCGCATCGGCCGCCTGCGCCGCAAGGTGGAGCCGGACCCCGATGGCGAGCCCCGCGTGATCCGCACGGTGCGCAACGCCGGCTACATGTTCGTGCCGGGCTGA
- a CDS encoding TauD/TfdA dioxygenase family protein, which produces MSVEPLTCAIGAVVGNVQIGAASRDPALLAALHRLLLQHKVLFFRGQQLARAEHVAFARHFGELEDHPVAGSDPEHPGLVRIYKSPDTPNDRYENAWHTDATWREKPPMGCVLHCVQCPPVGGDTMWANMALAYEKLPPHVKEQIAGLRARHSIEATFGAAMPIEKRLALKAQFPDPEHPVVRTHPETGEKALFVNAFTTHFTNFHTAANVRYGQDYTQGASALLQYLVNQAAIPEYQVRWRWQPGDVAMWDNRSTQHYAVMDYPPCHRKMERAGIVGDLPF; this is translated from the coding sequence CTGAGCGTCGAGCCGCTCACCTGCGCCATCGGCGCCGTCGTCGGCAACGTGCAGATCGGCGCCGCCTCGCGCGACCCTGCCCTGCTGGCGGCCCTGCACCGGCTGCTGTTGCAGCACAAGGTGCTGTTCTTCCGCGGGCAGCAGCTGGCCCGCGCCGAGCACGTGGCCTTCGCCCGCCACTTCGGCGAACTGGAAGACCATCCGGTGGCCGGCAGCGACCCGGAGCATCCGGGCCTGGTGCGCATCTACAAGTCGCCCGACACGCCCAACGACCGCTACGAGAACGCGTGGCACACCGACGCCACCTGGCGCGAGAAGCCGCCCATGGGCTGCGTGCTGCATTGCGTGCAGTGCCCGCCGGTGGGCGGCGACACGATGTGGGCCAACATGGCGCTGGCCTACGAGAAGCTGCCGCCTCACGTCAAGGAACAGATCGCCGGCCTGCGCGCCCGCCACAGCATCGAAGCCACTTTCGGCGCGGCCATGCCGATCGAGAAGCGGCTGGCGCTGAAGGCGCAGTTCCCCGACCCCGAGCATCCGGTGGTGCGCACGCACCCGGAGACCGGCGAGAAGGCGCTGTTCGTCAACGCCTTCACCACGCATTTCACCAACTTCCACACCGCCGCCAACGTGCGCTATGGCCAGGACTACACCCAGGGCGCTTCGGCGCTGCTGCAGTACCTGGTGAACCAGGCCGCGATTCCCGAGTACCAGGTGCGCTGGCGCTGGCAGCCGGGCGACGTGGCGATGTGGGACAACCGCTCCACCCAGCACTACGCCGTGATGGACTACCCGCCCTGCCATCGCAAGATGGAACGCGCCGGGATCGTGGGCGACCTGCCCTTCTGA
- a CDS encoding 3-keto-5-aminohexanoate cleavage protein, which translates to MNFQDGSLYPENQEKLVITAAPYGPEWMPEDFPEDIAVSMKDQVQKAVDCYNAGATVLHVHVREPNGHGSKRLSRFNELLDGIRNRVPKMILQVGGSISFAPENEGEVAKWLSDDTRHLLAELLPAPDQVTIAINTNQMNVVEQMLPRDVEGTSLGTPAGLHAYREMTIPAGPAWVEEHIRRLSANGIQTHFQLANITQLETVERMMRRGVANVPLVLTWVAIGGGFDQPNLYNLANFVRATPDGAVLTLETSMLNVLPVNMMAIALGLHVRCGIEDNIWTQDRKAKLGSIKQIEQLVRIARECSREVADGAEARRIYRIGEFYASAEETLARNGFAPSLKPRQLRAA; encoded by the coding sequence ATGAACTTCCAGGACGGCTCCCTCTATCCCGAGAACCAGGAAAAGCTGGTCATCACCGCGGCGCCCTACGGCCCCGAATGGATGCCCGAGGATTTCCCCGAAGACATCGCGGTCAGCATGAAGGACCAGGTGCAGAAGGCGGTGGACTGCTACAACGCCGGCGCCACCGTGCTGCACGTGCACGTGCGCGAACCCAACGGCCACGGCTCCAAGCGCCTGTCGCGCTTCAACGAGCTGCTGGATGGCATCCGCAACCGCGTGCCGAAGATGATCCTGCAGGTAGGCGGCTCCATCAGCTTCGCGCCCGAGAACGAAGGCGAGGTAGCGAAATGGCTGTCGGACGACACGCGCCACCTGCTGGCCGAACTGCTGCCCGCGCCCGACCAGGTAACCATCGCGATCAACACCAACCAGATGAACGTGGTGGAGCAGATGCTGCCGCGCGACGTGGAAGGCACCAGCCTGGGCACGCCGGCGGGCCTGCACGCCTACCGCGAGATGACCATCCCGGCCGGCCCGGCCTGGGTGGAGGAACACATCCGCCGCCTGAGCGCCAACGGCATCCAGACGCACTTCCAGCTGGCCAACATCACGCAGCTGGAGACGGTGGAACGCATGATGCGCCGCGGCGTGGCCAACGTGCCGCTCGTCCTGACCTGGGTGGCCATCGGCGGCGGCTTCGACCAGCCGAACCTCTACAACCTGGCCAACTTCGTGCGCGCCACGCCGGACGGCGCCGTGCTGACGCTGGAGACTTCGATGCTCAACGTGCTGCCGGTCAACATGATGGCGATCGCGCTGGGCCTGCACGTGCGCTGCGGCATCGAGGACAACATCTGGACGCAGGACCGCAAGGCCAAGCTGGGCAGCATCAAGCAGATCGAGCAGCTGGTGCGCATCGCCCGCGAGTGCTCGCGCGAAGTGGCGGACGGCGCGGAAGCGCGCCGCATCTACCGCATCGGCGAGTTCTACGCGAGCGCCGAGGAGACGCTGGCCCGCAACGGCTTCGCGCCCAGCCTCAAGCCGCGCCAGTTGAGGGCGGCGTAG
- a CDS encoding methyl-accepting chemotaxis protein, whose protein sequence is MGFDEQGTLLHRVSVKTRLAAAFGALIVLLVTMAVLGAWRLAQLDERTSEMATVNLRVERVVGEWLSQSRTSLVRRLVVTRSQDPGLNQMLLPQLEAGTKRINELQQEVEKIVDTPQAQALLKVAAEKRDLFLKARKQVAAKKESGDETGANTVLEQLMVPAQDAYLASLEALRDYYTTEVERDAAAAAESARSGRQVLAGFCALGVLLALLASWLIARSITGPIEQAVKAARRVADGDLTVRLTVTGRDEMAQLLHALADMSTRLRELVQEVAQGARSVAETSVQIAQGNADLSQRTEEQASTLQETASSMEEMTSTVGQNADNARLAKDLAASAASVAREGGLAVGQVVATMEGISSSSKKIADIIGVIDGIAFQTNILALNAAVEAARAGEQGRGFAVVAAEVRTLAQRSAQAAREIKGLIVDSVAQVNAGSGQVAVAGSKMQDIVDSVSRVSQLVAEIAAASQEQSSGIEQINTAVTQMDQVVQQNASLVEEAAAATESMKGEAQSLLQQVGRFRLGEQHELAIATPQRAPALLQARPALAGANAGTEWREF, encoded by the coding sequence GTGGGATTCGATGAACAAGGGACGCTGCTCCACCGGGTCAGCGTCAAGACGCGGCTGGCCGCCGCTTTCGGCGCGCTGATCGTGCTGCTGGTCACGATGGCCGTGCTGGGCGCCTGGCGCCTGGCGCAGCTGGACGAACGCACCAGCGAGATGGCGACCGTCAACCTGCGCGTGGAACGCGTGGTGGGCGAATGGCTGTCGCAGTCGCGGACCAGCCTGGTGCGGCGGCTGGTGGTGACGCGCAGCCAGGACCCCGGCCTCAACCAGATGCTGTTGCCGCAGCTGGAAGCCGGCACCAAGCGCATCAACGAGCTGCAGCAGGAAGTGGAGAAGATCGTCGACACGCCGCAGGCCCAGGCGCTGCTGAAGGTCGCCGCCGAAAAGCGCGACCTGTTCCTGAAGGCCCGCAAGCAGGTCGCCGCGAAGAAGGAAAGCGGCGACGAGACCGGCGCAAACACCGTGTTGGAGCAGCTGATGGTGCCGGCGCAGGACGCCTACCTCGCCTCGCTGGAAGCGCTGCGCGACTACTACACCACCGAGGTGGAGCGCGACGCCGCGGCCGCCGCCGAGAGCGCCCGCAGCGGCCGCCAGGTGCTGGCCGGCTTCTGCGCGCTGGGCGTGCTGCTCGCGCTGCTGGCCTCGTGGTTGATCGCCCGTTCCATCACCGGCCCGATCGAGCAGGCCGTGAAAGCGGCCCGCCGCGTCGCCGACGGCGACCTCACCGTGCGCCTCACCGTCACCGGCCGCGACGAGATGGCGCAGCTGTTGCACGCGCTGGCGGACATGAGCACGCGCTTGCGCGAGCTGGTGCAGGAAGTCGCGCAGGGCGCGCGCAGCGTCGCCGAGACCAGCGTGCAGATCGCCCAGGGCAACGCCGACCTGTCGCAGCGCACCGAGGAACAGGCCAGCACGCTGCAGGAAACGGCGAGCTCGATGGAGGAAATGACCTCCACCGTCGGCCAGAACGCCGACAACGCGCGCCTGGCCAAGGACCTGGCCGCCAGCGCCGCGTCCGTGGCCCGCGAAGGCGGCCTCGCCGTCGGCCAGGTGGTGGCCACCATGGAAGGCATCTCCTCGTCTTCGAAGAAGATCGCCGACATCATCGGCGTCATCGACGGCATCGCCTTCCAGACCAACATCCTCGCGCTGAACGCCGCGGTGGAAGCAGCGCGTGCCGGCGAGCAGGGCCGCGGCTTCGCCGTGGTCGCGGCGGAAGTGCGCACGCTGGCGCAGCGCTCCGCGCAGGCCGCGCGCGAGATCAAGGGCCTGATCGTCGACTCCGTGGCCCAGGTGAATGCGGGCTCCGGCCAGGTGGCCGTGGCCGGCAGCAAGATGCAGGACATCGTGGACTCGGTCTCGCGCGTCAGCCAGCTGGTGGCGGAAATCGCCGCCGCCAGCCAGGAACAGAGTAGCGGCATCGAGCAGATCAACACCGCGGTGACGCAGATGGACCAGGTGGTGCAGCAGAACGCCTCGCTGGTGGAGGAAGCCGCCGCGGCGACCGAGTCCATGAAGGGCGAAGCGCAATCGCTGCTGCAGCAGGTGGGCCGCTTCCGCCTGGGCGAGCAGCACGAGCTCGCCATCGCCACCCCGCAGCGCGCGCCAGCGCTGTTGCAGGCGCGCCCGGCGCTGGCCGGAGCGAACGCCGGCACCGAGTGGCGCGAATTCTGA